The following are encoded in a window of Calonectris borealis chromosome 17, bCalBor7.hap1.2, whole genome shotgun sequence genomic DNA:
- the LOC142089924 gene encoding BPI fold-containing family B member 4-like translates to MDSCPASTHSAPSRAEDTMPPALGIALLYALLTPSLSEPKDAVLRLNKGVLSDALTGSLMQGNALQDVLGEVPLGSGRPGTDGSGDLLGGLGGGVAGGALGQGGLLGDGGLLGTAGILGGPGGLLGRGGLLGNGGLLGGGGLLGVLGEGGLLSTVQGLTGLQIVELTLPRVSLRLLPGIGIHLNLDTRVALNAKSLLGLLDIAVEVNITSRVRLTMDGMGYPKLVIEKCDTLLGGIKVRLLRGLLPIVDNLLASVLNRLLPNLLCPVVDTTLGLVNDQLGLVNSLVPLGLLGSIQYTVSSLPLVTCQFLEVDLNTVVGRAAGGLVDYPLGKPETVPMPPRVPVPPLPPMEDTSSSQLGLSVNFLSSVLSVLQKEGTLDLDISTGMFSELPPLTTSTLGALVPAVFKAYPESHDLLLKIAVPEAPVVTLKKNKGAIQLTATAEVMAILPDDVEESLCLLNIDTSLLAQFSVEDNKLKISVSVENTDVSLGSSSVGDFDVSLLKMLVGQIFDVAFLPAMNSVLGNGVPLPKLLNIDFTNADIDVIEDLIVLSAEGRPALVPAAVCEAQHPLHRSRGHPRHPRFW, encoded by the exons ATGGACAGCT GTCctgccagcacccacagcgctccCAGCCGAGCAGAAGACACCATGCCACCGGCTCTGGGCATCGCCCTCTTGTATGCCCTGCTGACCCCGTCACTAAGCGAGCCCAAAGATGCCGTCCTCAGGCTCAATAAAGGTGTTTTAAGCGATG CTCTTACAGGCTCACTCATGCAAGGCAACGCCCTCCAAGACGTCCTCGGAGAGGTGCCGCTCGGGAGCGGACGTCCCGGCACAGATGGAAGTGGAGACCTGTTGGGTGGCCTCGGAGGAG GGGTTGCTGGAGGAGCGCTGGGACAAGGAGGTCTGCTTGGTGACGGAGGCCTCCTCGGCACGGCAGGGATCCTCGGTGGCCCTGGTGGCCTTCTTGGCAGAGGAGGGCTTCTGGGCAACGGAGGGCTGCTGGGAGGCGGCGGCCTGCTCGGCGTCCTCGGGGAAGGCGGCTTGCTCAGCACGGTCCAGGGGCTCACCGG GCTGCAGATCGTGGAGCTGACactccccagggtgtccctgcgGCTCCTGCCTGGCATCGGCATCCACCTCAACCTCGACACCCGGGTGGCCCTCAATGCCAAGAG CCTCCTGGGTTTGCTCGACATCGCAGTGGAAGTGAACATCACATCAAGGGTCAGGCTAACCATGGACGGCATGGGCTACCCCAAACTGGTGATAGAAAAATGCGATACCCTCCTTGGTGGCATTAAAGTCAGACTCCTGAGAGG CCTGCTCCCAATTGTGGATAATTTATTGGCAAGTGTCCTGAACAGACTTCTTCCTAATCTG CTCTGCCCGGTGGTCGACACCACCCTGGGACTCGTCAACGACCAGCTGGGTCTTGTGAACT cacTGGTGCCCCTGGGTTTGCTGGGCAGCATCCAGTACACCGTGTCCAGCCTTCCCCTGGTAACCTGCCAGTTCCTCGAGGTAGACTTGAAC ACTGTCGTCGGGCGAGCCGCAGGAGGCCTGGTGGACTATCCGCTGGGAAAGCCAGAAACTGTCCCCATGCCACCACGGGTCCCCGTGCCACCCTTGCCACCGATGGAGGacaccagctcctcccagctGGGCCTCTCTGTGAACTTCCTCAGCTCGGTGCTGTCTGTCCTGCAGAAGGAGGGTACCCTGGACCTGGACATCTCCACCGGCATG TTTTCCGAGCTCCCGCCGCTAACAACATCGACCCTTGGAGCCCTGGTTCCTGCG GTTTTCAAGGCGTACCCCGAGTCACACGACTTGCTGCTGAAAATTGCAGTCCCTGAAGCACCTGTGGTgaccttaaagaaaaataaaggtgcGATCCAGCTCACGGCTACCGCAGAGGTGATGGCGATCCTCCCAGATGATGTCGAGGAGTCTCTCTGCCTTCTGAATATC GACACCTCCTTGCTGGCCCAGTTTTCAGTCGAGGACAACAAACTGAAGATCAGCGTCAGCGTGGAGAA cactgaTGTCTCCTTGGGGTCTTCATCTGTCGGTGATTTTGAT GTCTCGCTCCTGAAGATGCTCGTTGGCCAGATTTTCGATGTTGCCTTCCTGCCTGCAATGAACA GCGTGCTGGGAAATGGGGTTCCCCTCCCCAAGCTGCTGAACATCGACTTCACCAACGCGGACATCGACGTCATCGAA GATCTCATCGTGCTGTCAGC CGAGGGCCGCCCCGCGCTGGTACCCGCTGCTGTCTGCGAGGCGCAGCACCCTCTGCACCGCAGCCGCGGGCACCCGCGGCACCCGCGGTTCTGGTGA
- the LOC142089925 gene encoding BPI fold-containing family B member 4-like — protein MEVYLVSTVCWVREDCWVKEDCWVKEDCWVKEDCWVMEDYWVMESLASQHALAGGFASVSTTRLKVLNLENGRVSWKVLPGGKLVLNLYSKLVLRLPGIFHFLSGSSVETNITSHIALTQDTPGDLKLVIKDCSNLLGGFHVNLRRGFLTNLVSGLLNSSLRSLVPALLCPLVNIWVSIINIKLQFLNSISFGLLGKIHSALSNLPVTSGQFLELDLQNFPFPSAFIDWLLQTTGINPGSIP, from the exons ATGGAAGTCTACTTGGTCTCGACGGTCTGCTGGGTGAGGGAGGACTGCTGGGTGAAGGAGGACTGCTGGGTGAAGGAGGACTGCTGGGTGAAGGAGGATTGCTGGGTGATGGAGGACTACTGGGTAATGGAGTCCCTCGCAAGTCAACACGCTTTGGCTG GTGGGTTTGCTTCGGTGTCGACCACCAGGTTGAAGGTGCTGAACCTTGAGAACGGTCGAGTGTCGTGGAAGGTCCTTCCCGGGGGCAAGCTCGTGCTGAACCTGTACTCAAAGCTGGTGCTGCGCTTGCCagg gatttttcattttctgagcgGATCCTCGGTAGAAACGAACATCACGTCGCACATCGCGCTGACCCAAGACACCCCTGGTGACCTCAAGTTAGTGATTAAGGATTGCAGCAACCTGCTCGGTGGCTTCCATGTCAACCTGCGCAGGGG cttCCTCACCAATCTGGTGAGCGGTTTGCTGAACTCTTCTCTTCGCTCTCTCGTACCTGCACTG CTTTGCCCATTAGTGAATATTTGGGTCAGCATCATCAATATTAAGCTACAATTCCTCAACA gtaTCTCCTTTGGGCTCCTGGGGAAAATCCACTCTGCCCTCTCCAATTTGCCGGTGACGTCCGGGCAGTTCCTGGAGCTGGATTTGCAG AATTTCCCATTCCCAAGCGCCTTCATTGACTGGCTCCTTCAAA ccacagGCATCAATCCCGGGAGCATTCCGTAG